One Thermicanus aegyptius DSM 12793 DNA segment encodes these proteins:
- a CDS encoding 3-oxoacyl-ACP synthase has translation MPHPPIGIVSIGLYLPERRMTSKELSEKSGIPREILEEKMGIVEKRIPGPSDHTAQMAVWAARTAIERAGVDARDIDLIIYFGEEHKEYPLWTAGIWVQHKIGAVNAYAFDIQQRCGTGVLALKMAKEMMLADDALHTVLLAGGYRNVDFIDYANPRTRFMYNLGAGGGAILLKKGCEANQVLAGRIITDGSFSEDVAVPVGGTKVPLTPELLQQGKYTLDVMDPDGMKARLEEKSMRNFLRVIREAVERSGYRTEEIDYLAILHMKRSAHQYVLKELGLSTEQSIYLERYGHIGQIDQILSLELALQEGRVKEGDLVVFVSAGIGYAWDAIAIRWGSPEGSSPIAAV, from the coding sequence ATGCCCCACCCCCCCATAGGGATTGTGAGTATCGGCCTCTATTTGCCGGAAAGAAGAATGACGAGCAAGGAGCTGTCGGAGAAGAGCGGAATTCCCCGGGAGATCTTGGAAGAGAAGATGGGGATCGTGGAAAAGCGCATCCCAGGACCTTCTGACCATACCGCCCAGATGGCCGTTTGGGCGGCCCGGACGGCGATAGAGAGGGCCGGTGTTGATGCGCGGGATATTGATCTGATCATTTATTTTGGGGAGGAGCATAAGGAATACCCCCTCTGGACCGCCGGGATTTGGGTACAGCATAAGATCGGTGCCGTCAACGCCTATGCCTTTGACATCCAGCAGCGCTGCGGGACCGGGGTATTGGCCCTGAAAATGGCGAAAGAGATGATGCTTGCCGATGATGCCCTCCATACGGTCCTCCTCGCCGGAGGCTACCGGAATGTGGATTTTATCGATTATGCCAATCCACGCACCCGCTTCATGTATAACCTGGGAGCCGGAGGGGGGGCGATCCTCCTGAAGAAGGGGTGCGAGGCGAATCAGGTGTTGGCAGGGAGGATCATCACGGACGGCTCCTTCTCCGAAGATGTGGCCGTCCCCGTTGGCGGGACGAAGGTGCCCCTCACCCCGGAACTGTTGCAGCAAGGGAAGTACACCCTCGACGTGATGGATCCGGATGGAATGAAGGCGCGCCTGGAAGAGAAATCGATGCGAAACTTCCTCCGGGTGATACGGGAGGCGGTGGAGAGAAGCGGCTATCGGACCGAAGAGATCGATTATCTGGCGATTCTTCACATGAAACGCTCCGCCCATCAGTATGTTCTGAAAGAATTGGGCCTCAGCACGGAACAATCGATTTATCTGGAGCGTTACGGGCATATCGGCCAGATCGACCAGATCCTTTCGTTGGAACTGGCGCTCCAGGAAGGAAGGGTGAAAGAAGGGGATCTCGTCGTCTTTGTCAGTGCAGGCATCGGTTATGCCTGGGATGCCATCGCCATTCGTTGGGGAAGCCCGGAGGGATCCTCTCCTATTGCCGCCGTCTAA
- a CDS encoding ABC transporter substrate-binding protein — MKNMTKSIFTVVLSFLLLLTGCSSGEKTATNEGVSQEKTGGTLNISLDSDPPKLDPSLSTALVDRMVFQSIFDKMVDIDENGEIIPMLAKEWKISEDLRTYTFVLQQGVKFHDGTDFNAEAVKFNFERNMDQGSPRKNELKEVSKVSVVDPYTVQVELKRPFAPFLSILADRAGMMVSPAAVKKYGDDFSNHPVGTGPFVFKERVKGSFITLEKNTNYWKKGMPKLNQIVYKIITDANVALMNLKSGQVDMTNRFPFKEIEKSKNDPNFTVISEPGQGYQGIHLNVSKPPFDRKELRQAVDLLIDRDAIVNVLLSGAGTPAHSPFSPTSFAYGESDRYEKPDLQKARDLLKKAGKPNGFSFTLKIGTSPLNQQVGQMIQTMLKPAGIQVNLEKVEFGTLLDQTQKGNYEAAAIGWSGRPDPDQNIYDFYVTGGPQNYSFYSNAEVDRLLDEARAELDEAKRKTIYDQAMKIINEEVPYIYLYHDHNVFGISKSVDGFQYVPDGLIRTVGISKR, encoded by the coding sequence ATGAAAAATATGACAAAAAGTATTTTTACCGTCGTATTGTCATTTTTGTTGTTATTGACGGGTTGTAGCAGCGGAGAGAAGACTGCAACGAATGAAGGAGTGTCTCAAGAAAAAACGGGAGGAACCTTAAACATCTCCCTCGATTCAGATCCACCAAAGCTTGATCCCAGTTTGTCTACCGCCTTAGTAGATCGGATGGTATTTCAAAGTATCTTTGACAAGATGGTGGATATTGATGAAAATGGGGAGATTATACCTATGCTTGCAAAGGAGTGGAAAATTTCAGAGGATCTAAGGACTTATACTTTTGTCTTACAGCAAGGTGTTAAATTTCATGACGGAACGGATTTTAACGCCGAAGCGGTAAAATTTAATTTTGAGCGGAACATGGATCAAGGTTCACCGAGAAAGAATGAACTTAAGGAAGTAAGCAAGGTATCGGTTGTAGATCCATATACCGTTCAAGTGGAACTTAAGCGGCCCTTTGCTCCTTTTCTTTCCATTCTTGCTGATCGTGCTGGGATGATGGTTTCCCCTGCGGCTGTGAAAAAATATGGGGATGATTTCTCAAATCATCCGGTGGGAACCGGCCCCTTTGTCTTTAAAGAAAGGGTGAAGGGATCGTTTATAACTTTGGAAAAAAATACAAATTATTGGAAGAAGGGGATGCCAAAACTAAATCAAATCGTTTATAAGATTATTACAGATGCAAATGTAGCATTGATGAACCTTAAGAGTGGACAGGTCGACATGACGAACCGTTTTCCGTTTAAAGAAATTGAAAAATCAAAGAACGATCCGAATTTTACAGTTATAAGTGAACCTGGGCAAGGATACCAGGGGATACATTTAAATGTATCGAAACCTCCCTTTGATCGAAAAGAACTTCGGCAAGCCGTGGACTTATTGATTGATCGAGATGCGATTGTAAACGTACTTTTGAGCGGAGCCGGTACCCCGGCGCATTCCCCCTTTTCACCCACCAGCTTTGCCTATGGTGAGAGCGATCGGTATGAAAAACCGGATTTGCAGAAAGCAAGGGATTTGTTAAAGAAAGCCGGCAAGCCGAATGGTTTCAGTTTTACTTTAAAAATCGGAACATCACCATTAAATCAACAGGTAGGACAAATGATCCAGACGATGCTTAAACCTGCTGGAATTCAAGTCAATCTTGAAAAAGTAGAGTTTGGGACTCTTCTTGACCAGACCCAAAAAGGAAATTATGAAGCGGCTGCCATAGGTTGGAGCGGGCGCCCTGACCCGGACCAAAATATTTATGACTTCTATGTAACGGGTGGTCCGCAAAATTATTCCTTTTACAGTAACGCGGAAGTGGATCGTTTACTTGATGAAGCCCGGGCGGAATTAGATGAAGCGAAACGGAAAACGATTTATGACCAGGCGATGAAGATAATCAATGAAGAGGTCCCGTATATTTATCTTTACCATGATCATAACGTTTTCGGAATTTCAAAATCAGTGGATGGTTTTCAATATGTTCCGGATGGTTTGATACGAACTGTGGGAATAAGTAAGAGATAA
- a CDS encoding chromate transporter — protein MGGLKTYREIILAMVRTGIFGYGGGPSVIPLIRYEAVIRYHWMEEEEFGEVLALGNALPGPIATKMAAYIGYRQKRIMGAIVAVLAHILPTSIAMVALLGALYALRHSPIVSGMIAAVRPVIAVMLGQMTYEFAEKSWKGLGKWVAVGFGFVAFLMLSVWNIHPALVVALFLIYGSFHLMILSKIKEAKESRKGTTR, from the coding sequence TTGGGGGGGCTAAAAACGTATAGAGAGATTATTTTGGCAATGGTTCGAACCGGAATATTCGGGTATGGGGGGGGACCCTCCGTGATCCCCCTTATTCGATATGAAGCGGTTATTCGATATCATTGGATGGAGGAAGAAGAATTTGGAGAGGTTCTAGCTCTTGGAAATGCCCTTCCCGGACCAATCGCCACGAAAATGGCCGCTTATATCGGATATCGACAAAAAAGGATCATGGGGGCTATCGTAGCCGTTTTGGCACATATTTTGCCCACCTCCATCGCCATGGTTGCCCTTTTGGGAGCTCTTTATGCCCTTCGCCACTCCCCCATTGTTTCCGGTATGATAGCAGCGGTTCGGCCTGTGATCGCAGTCATGCTTGGCCAGATGACGTATGAATTTGCTGAAAAATCATGGAAAGGGTTGGGAAAATGGGTGGCTGTAGGTTTTGGATTCGTTGCCTTTTTGATGCTTTCAGTTTGGAACATCCATCCCGCTCTTGTTGTCGCCCTTTTCCTCATCTACGGCTCTTTCCATCTCATGATTTTATCAAAGATCAAAGAGGCTAAGGAAAGCAGGAAAGGAACGACCCGATGA
- a CDS encoding ABC transporter permease subunit, producing the protein MRKGITFLRRFGRNKLAVIGAVIIGVFVLTALFAPMIATHDPIYDQDYNSVLQPPGNGHLLGTDDLGRDTFSRLVYGARISLQAAVIPVGIAIIVGVPIGLFTGYFRGFWDEWVVMRIVDAMQAFPSLILALAMAAALGGGFMNAMIAIGIGFLPSFIRITRAQVLTVRNLEYIQAAKAIGASDWRIMFLHVLPNSMSPILVQMTLAMASAIIAEAGLSYLGLGARPEEPSWGSMLNIAQGYLNIDPMLAFWPGIAIFLVVLGFNLLGDGIREMLDPKLKR; encoded by the coding sequence ATGAGGAAGGGAATTACCTTCCTGCGTCGCTTTGGCCGAAACAAGCTGGCTGTTATTGGAGCGGTCATCATCGGGGTTTTTGTCCTAACCGCTTTATTTGCTCCGATGATTGCCACCCATGATCCCATCTATGATCAAGATTATAATTCCGTTTTGCAACCCCCTGGAAATGGGCATCTTCTAGGAACCGATGATCTTGGAAGAGATACTTTTTCCCGCCTGGTTTATGGAGCCAGGATTTCGCTCCAAGCAGCCGTAATCCCTGTGGGGATTGCCATTATCGTGGGTGTCCCCATTGGCTTATTCACCGGGTACTTTCGTGGATTTTGGGATGAATGGGTTGTGATGAGAATCGTTGATGCAATGCAAGCTTTTCCTTCCTTAATCTTGGCCTTGGCGATGGCGGCTGCTCTGGGAGGTGGTTTTATGAATGCCATGATTGCCATTGGAATCGGATTTCTCCCTTCCTTTATTCGAATCACCAGGGCACAGGTTCTGACCGTCCGAAATCTTGAATATATACAAGCGGCGAAGGCCATTGGAGCAAGTGATTGGCGGATCATGTTCCTGCATGTGCTTCCTAATTCCATGTCACCTATCTTGGTTCAAATGACGTTGGCTATGGCTTCTGCCATCATCGCGGAAGCCGGTCTTTCTTATCTGGGACTGGGTGCCCGTCCGGAAGAACCGAGTTGGGGTTCAATGTTAAACATTGCACAAGGATATTTAAATATTGATCCCATGCTTGCATTCTGGCCTGGAATAGCGATCTTTTTAGTCGTTCTAGGTTTTAATCTGCTCGGGGATGGAATTCGTGAAATGCTTGATCCGAAATTAAAACGGTAA
- the fabG gene encoding 3-oxoacyl-ACP reductase FabG — protein sequence MGVRGRVAVITGGASGIGLAAVKRFAHEGAKVVIADYNEEAGREAEKTVRETGGEAVFFPVDVSNRESVDRMVGSVLEKYGQIDILINNAGITQDAMLHKMTTEQWERVLAINLSGVFHCTQAVVRHMRERGYGRIINTSSVVGKFGNVGQTNYAATKAGVIGMTQTWAKELGRTGITVNAVAPGFIRTPMTAKMPEKILSMMAEKVNVGRLGEPEDVAYAYLFLASDEASYVNGIVLSVDGGLSL from the coding sequence ATGGGAGTACGAGGAAGGGTTGCCGTCATTACAGGGGGAGCGAGCGGGATTGGACTTGCGGCGGTGAAGCGATTTGCCCATGAAGGGGCGAAGGTTGTCATCGCAGATTATAACGAAGAGGCAGGGCGGGAGGCGGAGAAAACCGTCCGGGAAACAGGAGGGGAGGCTGTTTTCTTTCCTGTCGATGTCTCTAACCGGGAAAGCGTAGACCGCATGGTTGGTTCAGTTCTGGAGAAGTATGGACAGATCGATATTCTTATTAATAATGCGGGCATTACCCAAGATGCCATGCTCCACAAGATGACGACGGAGCAATGGGAGCGGGTGCTGGCGATTAACCTGTCCGGCGTCTTCCATTGTACCCAGGCGGTCGTTCGGCATATGCGGGAGCGGGGGTATGGACGGATCATCAATACCTCTTCCGTCGTGGGGAAATTTGGCAATGTGGGGCAGACCAATTACGCAGCCACCAAAGCCGGGGTCATCGGCATGACCCAGACGTGGGCGAAGGAATTGGGGAGGACAGGAATTACGGTAAATGCCGTAGCCCCCGGCTTCATTCGGACGCCCATGACGGCGAAGATGCCGGAGAAGATCCTCAGCATGATGGCGGAGAAGGTAAATGTAGGGCGTCTCGGAGAGCCGGAGGATGTGGCCTATGCCTATCTCTTTCTCGCTTCCGACGAGGCATCCTATGTGAACGGCATTGTTCTTTCGGTGGATGGAGGGCTTTCTTTATAA
- a CDS encoding gamma-glutamyltransferase family protein: MNFDPLYYPEPSRRMCLYAKKGMVATSQPLAAEAGIEILKKGGNAIDAAIATAACLTVVEPTSNGIGGDAFALVWMKGKLYGLNASGPAPRSISLEKLKEAGIEEIPKYGWIPVTVPGTPSAWAALSERFGRLPLTEVLRPAITYAEEGFPISPIVGKYWNRAYEIYTTQLKGKEFQGWFQTFAPEGRAPKIGEMWRSADHAETLRSIAETKAESFYRGHLAEAIDRFSKEYGGYLRKEDLAEYQPVWVEPIHVQYRGYEVWEIPPNGHGIIALIALQILKGFEFTDRSTVETYHKQIEAIKLAFADGKKYITDPSKMSVRVEDLLSEDYAAERRRQIGSSALQPEAGTPPQGGTVYLATADQEGNMVSYIQSNYMGFGSGLVVPGTGIALHNRGHNFSLDPNHDNRLEPGKKPYHTIIPGFLTKGGKAVGPFGVMGGFMQPQGHVQVIMNTIDFHLNPQAALDAPRWQWIQGKTVELEQGIPAHIVELLIRKGHDIRYAVGSGGFGRGQIIWRQENGVLVGGSEPRADGYVATW, from the coding sequence ATGAACTTTGATCCCTTATACTACCCGGAACCGTCCCGGCGCATGTGCCTCTACGCCAAAAAGGGGATGGTGGCTACCTCCCAACCGTTGGCGGCTGAAGCAGGGATTGAGATTTTAAAAAAAGGCGGAAATGCCATCGATGCGGCCATTGCCACAGCGGCCTGTCTAACGGTTGTAGAACCGACCTCCAACGGAATTGGAGGAGATGCCTTCGCTTTAGTATGGATGAAAGGCAAATTATATGGGTTAAATGCCAGTGGTCCTGCACCGAGAAGCATTTCTTTGGAAAAACTGAAGGAAGCAGGAATAGAGGAAATTCCGAAATATGGATGGATACCGGTAACCGTGCCGGGAACCCCTTCTGCTTGGGCTGCATTGTCAGAACGCTTCGGCAGACTTCCGTTGACGGAGGTCTTACGGCCTGCCATTACGTATGCCGAGGAAGGATTTCCCATTTCACCTATTGTAGGGAAGTATTGGAATCGCGCCTATGAAATTTATACAACTCAGTTGAAGGGAAAAGAGTTTCAAGGTTGGTTCCAAACTTTTGCTCCAGAGGGAAGAGCCCCGAAAATTGGGGAGATGTGGCGTTCCGCTGACCATGCTGAAACCCTTCGTTCTATTGCTGAAACGAAGGCCGAATCCTTTTATCGCGGTCATTTGGCTGAAGCCATCGATCGATTCTCCAAAGAATATGGAGGCTATTTACGAAAGGAAGATCTGGCTGAGTATCAACCGGTCTGGGTAGAACCGATACATGTCCAATATCGGGGATATGAGGTTTGGGAGATTCCTCCCAATGGCCATGGAATCATCGCTTTGATTGCTTTACAGATTTTAAAAGGATTTGAGTTTACCGATCGCAGCACAGTGGAGACTTACCATAAACAGATTGAAGCGATAAAACTGGCATTTGCCGACGGAAAAAAATACATCACTGATCCTTCTAAAATGAGCGTACGGGTGGAGGATCTTCTTTCCGAGGACTATGCTGCGGAAAGGAGAAGACAAATCGGTTCATCTGCCCTTCAACCAGAGGCGGGAACTCCTCCTCAAGGAGGTACCGTCTATCTGGCAACGGCAGATCAGGAAGGAAACATGGTATCGTATATTCAAAGCAATTACATGGGCTTCGGATCAGGATTAGTCGTTCCAGGAACCGGGATTGCCCTTCATAATCGGGGTCATAATTTTTCCCTTGATCCAAACCATGATAACCGATTGGAACCAGGGAAAAAACCTTATCATACCATCATCCCCGGCTTTCTCACCAAGGGAGGAAAAGCGGTAGGACCTTTTGGGGTGATGGGAGGTTTTATGCAGCCGCAGGGTCATGTGCAAGTTATTATGAACACCATTGATTTTCATCTTAATCCCCAGGCTGCTCTCGATGCGCCTCGGTGGCAATGGATCCAAGGGAAAACGGTGGAATTGGAACAAGGGATTCCGGCTCATATCGTGGAACTTCTCATCCGAAAGGGACACGACATTCGATACGCCGTCGGATCAGGGGGGTTTGGCCGGGGGCAAATTATATGGCGGCAGGAGAATGGTGTGTTGGTGGGAGGCAGCGAACCACGGGCTGATGGGTATGTGGCGACCTGGTGA
- a CDS encoding ABC transporter ATP-binding protein has protein sequence MENILLQVDGLKTQFISDGRVIPAVDGVDLTVQKGETVGLVGESGSGKSVTSLSIMRLLPKKGAQITAGHIFFKGNNLLELPEEKMRQIRGNEIAMIFQEPMTSLNPVYTIGQQIAETVILHRGYSKKEARAHAIEMLKKVNIPRAEKIVDEYPHQLSGGMRQRVMIAMAISCDPELLIADEPTTALDVTIQAQILDQMKELREKLGTSILLITHDLGVIAEMCNRVVVMYAGQVVEHADVFTLFEQPAHPYTKGLMKAMPQMDQDVERLDSIPGNVPLPGTIKKGCRFASRCLYAKAKCLEAEPPLFTLREGHQSRCWLNEGAAIKEAIGI, from the coding sequence ATGGAAAATATACTTCTTCAGGTGGATGGATTGAAGACCCAGTTTATCAGTGACGGGCGTGTCATTCCCGCAGTAGACGGGGTGGATCTCACCGTTCAAAAAGGAGAAACCGTAGGATTGGTAGGAGAATCAGGTTCTGGGAAAAGCGTAACCTCCCTGTCAATCATGCGATTACTTCCGAAGAAGGGAGCGCAAATTACAGCAGGTCATATTTTCTTTAAGGGGAATAATCTGCTCGAATTACCCGAGGAAAAAATGCGACAAATACGTGGCAATGAAATCGCCATGATCTTTCAAGAGCCGATGACCTCTCTAAATCCTGTTTATACAATCGGACAACAAATAGCCGAAACGGTAATCCTTCATCGTGGTTATTCCAAAAAGGAAGCTAGAGCACATGCCATAGAAATGTTAAAAAAGGTGAATATTCCCCGAGCAGAGAAAATCGTCGATGAATATCCGCATCAGTTATCCGGTGGAATGCGACAAAGAGTAATGATTGCCATGGCGATATCCTGTGATCCGGAACTTTTAATCGCCGATGAACCAACCACTGCCCTTGATGTTACCATTCAGGCACAAATCTTGGATCAAATGAAGGAACTTCGGGAAAAGCTAGGGACCTCTATCCTATTGATCACCCATGATTTGGGCGTAATAGCCGAGATGTGTAATCGGGTTGTGGTGATGTATGCCGGGCAGGTGGTGGAACATGCCGATGTTTTCACCCTTTTTGAACAACCGGCTCACCCCTATACAAAGGGATTGATGAAAGCTATGCCTCAAATGGATCAAGATGTGGAAAGACTAGATTCCATTCCTGGTAACGTTCCCCTTCCGGGAACCATAAAAAAGGGTTGTCGTTTTGCTTCCCGCTGTCTTTATGCTAAGGCCAAATGTCTAGAAGCGGAGCCGCCCCTTTTCACATTGAGAGAAGGACATCAAAGTAGATGTTGGCTCAACGAAGGTGCCGCCATTAAGGAGGCTATCGGGATATGA
- a CDS encoding Lrp/AsnC family transcriptional regulator — MVYNYSEANEIPPLELDEIDHQILEALHENSRISYTELGKKIGLSRVAVQARISAMIEAGVIERFTVVINPAKIGMQVSAFFSVDIEPSHLHEVAEKLAKEPAVTSLYHMTGPSTLHMHGIFLNNQDMEKFLLERLYTMPGIIRVETQMLLKRYKSRMGLKL; from the coding sequence TTGGTTTATAACTATTCTGAGGCAAATGAAATTCCTCCATTAGAATTGGATGAAATCGATCATCAAATACTGGAAGCATTGCATGAAAATAGTCGTATATCGTATACGGAACTAGGAAAGAAAATCGGGCTTTCCCGAGTGGCGGTTCAAGCCCGAATTAGTGCAATGATTGAAGCGGGAGTGATCGAACGGTTTACGGTGGTCATTAACCCGGCGAAGATCGGCATGCAAGTATCAGCCTTTTTTAGTGTAGACATTGAACCGTCTCATTTACATGAAGTGGCGGAGAAACTAGCCAAAGAACCTGCGGTTACCAGTTTATATCACATGACGGGACCCAGCACGCTCCATATGCATGGCATCTTCTTAAACAACCAAGATATGGAAAAATTCCTTTTAGAGCGGCTATATACCATGCCTGGAATCATCCGTGTGGAGACGCAAATGCTGTTAAAACGGTATAAGAGTCGGATGGGATTAAAATTGTAA
- a CDS encoding acetyl-CoA C-acetyltransferase, with protein MKEAYIVSAVRTPIGSFQGSLSDIPVVELGARVIRGAIERAGIDADRVEEVLMGNVLQAGVGQGPARQAALRAGLSVEVPATTVNKVCGSGLKTVMMAAQAIRAGDQDLIIAGGMENMSQTPYLFSSARKGMRMGNAELLDSMLHEGLTCAIHGVHMGITAENIAEKYGITREEQDQFAVTSQKRVERAKQEGRFDDEMIGIEVPQKKGGFFLFQEDEFPRNGVTLESLSRLKPAFKEGGSVTAGNSSGINDGAAAVAVASEDTVEKYGLKPMARILSYASAGVDPAYMGLGPIPATHLALKKAGLTLDQIDLIEANEAFAAQSIAVMKELSLDPEKVNVNGGALSLGHPIGASGARILVTLLYEMKRRKSRYGLATLCIGGGQGVAMIVENTET; from the coding sequence ATGAAGGAAGCATATATTGTAAGCGCTGTCCGTACGCCGATCGGTTCTTTTCAAGGGAGTCTCTCCGACATTCCGGTGGTGGAACTGGGAGCCAGGGTGATTCGTGGAGCGATCGAGCGGGCGGGGATAGATGCGGATCGCGTGGAAGAGGTCCTGATGGGAAATGTCTTACAGGCAGGGGTGGGTCAAGGACCTGCACGGCAAGCGGCTCTACGGGCTGGGCTTTCCGTGGAAGTGCCGGCGACAACGGTGAACAAGGTGTGCGGATCTGGCCTTAAGACGGTCATGATGGCTGCGCAGGCCATACGGGCAGGGGATCAGGACCTCATCATCGCAGGGGGAATGGAGAACATGAGTCAAACTCCCTATTTGTTTTCTTCGGCACGAAAAGGGATGCGTATGGGAAATGCGGAACTTCTGGACTCAATGCTCCATGAAGGCTTAACTTGTGCCATTCACGGGGTTCACATGGGGATCACGGCGGAGAACATTGCGGAGAAATATGGAATCACCCGGGAGGAACAGGATCAATTTGCGGTTACGAGTCAAAAGCGGGTGGAAAGGGCGAAACAGGAAGGACGCTTTGACGATGAGATGATTGGGATCGAGGTGCCCCAGAAAAAAGGGGGATTCTTCCTTTTTCAGGAAGATGAATTTCCCCGCAATGGCGTTACCCTGGAGAGCTTAAGCAGACTGAAACCTGCATTTAAGGAAGGAGGGAGCGTTACGGCCGGGAATTCCTCCGGAATCAATGACGGGGCGGCAGCCGTGGCGGTAGCTTCCGAGGACACGGTGGAAAAATACGGATTGAAACCGATGGCCCGCATCCTGTCCTATGCCTCAGCGGGGGTGGATCCGGCTTATATGGGCCTCGGACCGATTCCGGCCACTCATCTTGCGTTAAAGAAGGCGGGGCTTACCCTGGATCAAATCGATCTGATAGAGGCGAATGAAGCGTTTGCCGCCCAATCCATAGCTGTGATGAAGGAGCTCTCTCTGGATCCCGAGAAGGTCAATGTAAATGGTGGTGCCCTCTCCCTGGGACACCCCATCGGAGCGAGCGGAGCCCGTATCCTTGTAACCCTTCTCTACGAGATGAAGAGGAGAAAATCTCGTTATGGCCTTGCTACCCTCTGCATCGGCGGAGGACAGGGTGTGGCGATGATCGTGGAAAATACGGAAACATAA
- a CDS encoding ABC transporter permease, protein MLVFLFRRLLLAIPVVLLVTVMVFSLLHMLPGDPATVILGQEATPEAVEALREELGLNKPIILQYLYWLGGVLQGNLGRSLVDHTPVSDLILQRLPATLELTIGTFIVAILIAVPTGILSATRPGSWADYLSTTFALGGMSIPHFWLGMMFIVLFAVRLGWLPASGYVPFFENPVANLAAMIMPMVATGLRESAILMRMIRSSLLEVMQADYIRTAYSKGLKDRAVILHHAFKNALVPVVTTSGLIVAGLLGGLVITESIFSIPGFGRLIVESIYNRDFVTVQGAILVSALLVVVVNLVVDLLYAVIDPRIKVGKGADV, encoded by the coding sequence ATGTTAGTATTCTTATTCAGACGGTTATTACTGGCAATTCCAGTTGTTCTCTTGGTTACCGTGATGGTCTTTTCATTACTCCATATGCTCCCAGGAGATCCGGCAACTGTAATTCTCGGGCAGGAAGCCACGCCAGAAGCGGTAGAAGCTTTACGTGAGGAGTTGGGTCTAAACAAACCGATCATCCTGCAGTATTTATATTGGTTGGGTGGAGTATTACAAGGGAATCTAGGCCGTTCACTTGTGGATCATACCCCTGTGTCCGACCTTATTCTTCAACGACTTCCGGCTACACTAGAATTAACCATTGGGACTTTCATCGTAGCCATCCTGATCGCGGTACCGACAGGCATTCTTTCTGCCACTCGGCCGGGGAGTTGGGCCGATTATTTAAGCACCACATTTGCCCTGGGTGGTATGTCCATTCCCCATTTTTGGTTAGGAATGATGTTTATTGTTCTGTTCGCTGTTCGGCTAGGATGGTTACCGGCCTCAGGATATGTTCCTTTTTTCGAGAATCCTGTTGCCAATCTGGCGGCGATGATCATGCCCATGGTGGCCACTGGATTAAGAGAATCGGCGATCTTGATGCGAATGATCCGAAGTAGCTTATTAGAAGTGATGCAAGCAGATTATATTCGTACAGCTTATTCGAAAGGTTTAAAAGATCGAGCGGTGATCCTTCACCATGCTTTTAAAAATGCCTTGGTTCCTGTGGTTACCACAAGTGGTTTAATTGTCGCTGGGCTTTTAGGAGGATTAGTAATCACTGAATCGATTTTCTCGATCCCGGGATTTGGAAGACTGATCGTAGAATCCATCTATAATCGGGATTTTGTAACGGTGCAAGGGGCGATTCTGGTATCTGCTTTATTGGTCGTTGTCGTTAATTTGGTGGTTGACTTGTTATATGCCGTCATCGATCCCCGTATCAAAGTGGGTAAGGGGGCAGATGTATGA
- a CDS encoding chromate transporter: MTLWNLFWGFFVANVLGYGGGPASIPLMQEEIVNHYKWMTNEQFTDMLAVANALPGPIATKIAAFVGYQVGGWPGLLVTLVATVVPSAVALIVLLGLINHYRQSNVVRGMTLLVQPVIAIMMLLLTWEMGKVSVDTIGIWQSLGIAILSYLALTKWRMHPALVIVFAFLYGGLVLPYITM; encoded by the coding sequence ATGACATTATGGAATTTGTTTTGGGGTTTTTTTGTGGCAAATGTTTTAGGATATGGTGGGGGACCTGCCTCCATTCCTCTTATGCAAGAAGAGATTGTAAATCATTATAAGTGGATGACCAATGAACAGTTTACTGATATGCTTGCCGTTGCAAATGCATTACCGGGGCCTATTGCAACAAAGATCGCCGCTTTCGTCGGTTACCAGGTAGGGGGATGGCCAGGGTTGTTGGTGACCTTGGTCGCCACCGTTGTGCCTTCTGCCGTTGCCCTAATTGTTTTATTAGGGCTAATTAACCATTATCGTCAATCGAATGTTGTACGAGGGATGACTCTTTTAGTACAACCTGTAATCGCTATTATGATGCTGCTTTTAACGTGGGAAATGGGAAAGGTGTCGGTGGATACCATTGGAATCTGGCAATCACTGGGGATTGCGATTCTTTCTTACTTGGCGTTAACAAAATGGAGAATGCATCCAGCCTTAGTCATAGTCTTTGCCTTTCTTTATGGTGGACTCGTTTTGCCTTATATAACGATGTGA